The Triticum aestivum cultivar Chinese Spring chromosome 3A, IWGSC CS RefSeq v2.1, whole genome shotgun sequence genome includes a region encoding these proteins:
- the LOC123062820 gene encoding probable carboxylesterase 16 — protein MPSVGVKIYSVFFKLLLRHRLQSLAAAAAADGDGDAGSFGVSCRADEATAPANPAFSAADGVASKDLHIDPNSALSVRIFLPTPPPHHPHLLHPRRASDPAAGQAGAPYRGYLPHAVSSPRAAASARRRLPIVVQFHGGGFVTGSNCSASNDAFCRRVAKFCDAIVVAVGYRLAPESRYPAAFDDGVRVLRWIAKQANLAMMSKVGGGVDTFGASTVEPWIAAHGDPARCVLLGVSCGANIADFVTRKAVEDAKQFDPVKVVAQVLMYPFFTGSVPTHSEIRLANSYFYDKSTCLLAWRLLLSEKEFSLDHPAANPLAPGRGGPPLKCMPPTLTIVAEHDCMRDRAIAYSEELRKVNVDAPVLDYKDTVHEFATLDVFLKTPQAQACAEDIAIWMKKYISLRGHEFSY, from the exons ATGCCGAGCGTGGGCGTGAAGATCTACAGCGTCTTCTTCAAGCTGCTGCTGCGCCACCGCCTGcagtcgctcgccgccgccgccgcggccgacggggacggcgacgcgGGCTCCTTCGGGGTCTCCTGCCGCGCCGACGAGGCCACGGCGCCGGCCAACCCGGCCTTCTCCGCGGCCGACGGGGTCGCCTCCAAGGACCTCCACATCGACCCCAACTCGGCGCTCTCCGTCCGCATCTTcctgcccacgccgccgccgcaccacccgcacctcctccacccgcgccgcgCCAGCGACCCCGCCGCCGGCCAGGCGGGCGCGCCCTACCGGGGCTACCTCCCGCACGCCGTCTCCTCCCCGCgggccgccgcctccgcgcgccgccggcTGCCCATCGTCGTGCAGTTCCACGGCGGCGGCTTCGTCACCGGGAGCAACTGCTCCGCCTCCAACGACGCCTTCTGCCGCAGGGTCGCCAAGTTCTGCGACGCCATCGTCGTCGCCGTCGGCTACAGGCTCGCGCCCGAGAGCCGCTACCCCGCCGCCTTTGATGACGGGGTCAGGGTGCTCAGGTGGATCGCCAAGCAGGCCAATCTCGCCATGATGAGCAAGGTTGGGGGCGGGGTGGACACGTTCGGCGCCTCCACCGTCGAGCCATGGATCGCTGCGCATGGCGATCCGGCAAG ATGTGTCCTACTTGGTGTAAGCTGTGGTGCCAACATTGCTGATTTTGTCACTAGGAAAGCGGTGGAAGATGCAAAGCAATTTGACCCAGTCAAGGTCGTAGCACAGGTTCTGATGTATCCCTTCTTCACAGGAAGTGTTCCAACACACTCGGAAATAAGGCTTGCGAACTCATACTTCTACGACAAATCCACATGCTTACTTGCCTGGAGACTACTTTTATCAGAGAAAGAGTTCAGCTTGGACCATCCTGCTGCCAACCCCCTGGCCCCTGGCAGAGGAGGCCCCCCATTGAAATGCATGCCCCCAACCTTGACAATCGTTGCGGAACACGACTGTATGAGAGACAGAGCAATTGCTTACTCCGAGGAACTCCGCAAGGTAAATGTGGACGCGCCAGTCCTCGACTACAAAGATACCGTCCATGAGTTTGCAACACTCGATGTGTTCCTTAAGACACCACAGGCCCAGGCCTGTGCCGAAGATATTGCCATATGGATGAAGAAATACATATCCCTGAGAGGGCACGAGTTCTCGTATTAG